A single region of the Manihot esculenta cultivar AM560-2 chromosome 12, M.esculenta_v8, whole genome shotgun sequence genome encodes:
- the LOC122725260 gene encoding uncharacterized protein LOC122725260, translating into MAAYDGAGNPREHVMNDKTFMELQTLSDALMCKVFPTTLSGPARAWFNSLETGSIGSFGDLATRFISRFIAGVPADRKTSYLETRAEKYIRQDDALVTSRFAKGTAGKERAPEERRPEKHEKKHGKRSEPYRQPWERRDQRPFPPRSSEQRPLPSWVPEKPTPLNASRAEVLVAVQDKEFLQWPKPLKAEADQRNPDKYCQFHRTHGHDTNNCFQLIAEIERLIKRGHLKNFVKKSEGQRPQLNPTAQTPRRTGANAVNDGSSGTINMIVGGTGGRMSRMGKKRSREGETSSTEVMQIVEHSSTAITFSSEDAQGVQMPHDDALVIEAVIHNYRVKKILVDDGSKVNLLPYRVFQQMGILEEQLVWDQAPIKGIGGAPVTVEGKVKLALTLGEAPRARTYYAVFLVAKLPLSYNAILGRPVLFDFEAVTSIRYLAMKFSTEAGVATVRGSQEEARAVYLATVTEPSLTEEKMDPEVLEVRDEKTEARIELVGELETFSLSETETDKTFSLNAGLTKEQKAEVMSLIRGHASSFAWKPSDMPGIDPGVMTHRLNVLPEARPVKQKKRVVGREKQ; encoded by the exons ATGGCAGCCTACGACGGAGCTGGTAACCCAAGGGAGCATGTCATGAATGACAAGACCTTTATGGAATTACAAActttatcggatgccttgatgtgcaaggtattcccaacgacaCTTTCAGGGCCAGCGcgagcatggttcaacagcctggagactGGAagcattggaagttttggagatttAGCCACTCGTTTCATTAGCCGGTTCATCGCCGGGGTACCAGcggataggaagacgagttatCTGGAAACA agggctgagaagtatataagACAGGATGACGCTCTCGTGACAAGCCGATTCGCCAAGGGAACGGCAGGCAAGGAGAGAGCCCCggaggaaaggaggccggagaagCATGAAAAGAAACATGGCAAAAGGTCTGAGCCTTATAGACAGCcttgggagcgaagggaccaaagacctttTCCCCCACGGTCCTCAGAACAAAGGCCACTTCCTTCATGGGTTCCAGAGAAGCCAACCCCACTTAacgcctctagagccgaagtgctcgtaGCCGTCCAGGACAAAGAATTCTTGCAATGGCCCAAGCCCCTGAAAGCGGAAGCCGACCAGCGAAATCCCgacaaatattgtcagttcCACCGAACTCATGGTCATGACACCAATAACTGTTTCCAGTTGATTGCAGAAATTGAGAGGTTGATCAAGAGAGGGCACCTAAAGAACTTTGTAAAGAAATCGGAAGGACAGAGACCTCAACTCAATCCGACAGCTCAAACGCCAAGAAGAACAGGAGCTAACGctgtgaatgatgggtccagtggaacTATCAACATGATCGTAGGAGGCacgggaggtcggatgagccgaatGGGGAAAAAGAGAAGCAGAGAAGGAGAAACTAGCAGTACCGAGGTCATGCAAATCGTTGAACACTCTTCAACAGCCATCACTTTCTCCTCGGAGGATgctcagggtgttcagatgcctcatgatgacgcccttgtcattgaagctgtTATTCAcaattatcgggtaaagaaaATCTTGGTGGATGACGGAAGCAAGGTAAACCTGTTGCCTTATcgagtcttccagcagatgggcaTTCTGGAGGAGCAACTAGTTTGGGATCAAGCCCCGATTAAAGGGATTGGAGGAGCACCAGTAACAGTGGAAGGGAAAGTAAAGCTAGCCCTTACTTTGGGAGAGGCCCCGAGGGCTCGCACCTATTATGCGGTGTTCTTGGTGGCTAAACTCCctctgagctacaatgcgattctGGGACGACCTGTGCTGTTCGATTTTGAagctgtcaccagtatcagatacTTGGCAATGAAATTCTCCACAGAAGCAGGGGTGGCAACAGTTAGGGGAAGTCaagaggaagcaagggcagtgtaCCTGGCTACCGTAACAGAGCCGAGCTTAACAGAAGAAAAGATGGATCCAGAAGTCTTGGAGGTCCGAGATGAGAAAACAGAAGCCAGAATAGAGCTGGTGGGGGAACTAGAGACCTTCTCCTTATCAGAAACGGAAACAGACAAAAccttcagtctcaacgccggcctcaccaaGGAGCAGAAAGCCGAAGTGATGTCCTTGATTCGAGGTCATGcatcaagcttcgcctggaagccttcggACATGCCCGGAATTGACCCCGGGGTGATGACCCATAGACTGAATGTCCTCCCTGaagccagaccagtaaagcagaaAAAGAGGGTAGTAGGAAGGGAAAAGCAGTAG